aatgtggcctggaccaatctcggaatatttttcgccactagtcacaacgaattcgtactactaagacgtgaatatgaagattggttttgggttgaaattttttgaagtggccccctaattgaaaatattcttctttttcaggcgaaattttaacaagttttttccttactcttatacacgttagttttctgttgaAATCTCACCCAACACATCTctaaaaatcgtgaaatttcacggggaccaagccaagaccgttgtgcatcacttttctcttggtcacgttgagagaaaaattagttttcttgcactaacgatcattttaatcgaaatagtgaaaatctcacatttctgatagtggtacccctttgtgaaatgtggcccggacaaatctcggaatatttttttcctctagtcacaacgaattcgtactactaagacgtgaatatgaagattggttttgggttaaaatttattgaaatggccccctaattgaaaatattcttcttttcagggaaaattttaaaaagttccCACCAGAGAATCAAATGGTGGAGGTATTGAGCATTGGACtgcatttattttttctttatatcaAAATTAATGTTCATGAATCTATCTTCGAAAGATAAGGTAGATTTGGTTTCGATTTTGTGGCAAGATCGAGATTGGGCATGGTGTTGGAAGTAGTTCAGCAAAGTCGTGAGGGAAGATTGCAGTTGGCCATGGTTGAAGCTATTGGTCTCGAAGAAGCTCTGAGTTGGATTAAAAATCATGTTTGGTCCGATGTGGTTGTCGAAATAGATTGCCTTACATTTGTTAATGATTTGAAATGTTTTAAACATATGGTCTCTCCTTATGACTATATTACTTCTGATTGTAAGACTTTGATTGATGAACTTGTGTCTGTTactttgtgttttgttaaacgtTCAACAAATTGTGTAGCTCACGCCTTAGCGCAAACTTCGAGTTTTGATGCTGATCATGTCTTCAGTTGGGATTCTCTTCCTTTTGGTTTGACATTCATAATTTTggataatataatttaataaagagtatctttatttcaaaaaaacaataaaattatataagatCCGAGGCACCAATAATACCTTTCAacatttcttttattattatatggtggtatttttagttattgagtttgtcaaaatgaatgaTGAGATTTTCATAAttgggtttgagttttgaaaTGTACTCTAATTGACTATTAAACATGATCTACAATCAATGAGATTAGCCTATAATCAATTAATATGATTAATCAAGTATAGAGTATTCTCACACAGAATTGAACATTAAGACATTTCTTGAGCTTTGTTTGATTAATCAACACAAATCATAATCATATATAGAATTAAGATCTTCTTATTTAAAATGGGTTTTTCATATATTCTAACttacaatattaaaaattaatacatttaAACTCTCACAAAATGGTGTTGAGCATTATAGCAAATAAAAAGTACAACACTAAACATGGGCATTAATTACATCAACATTAACTAATTCATTTATTTGCTTAAGAAAAAAAGAACGATCTAGTGGAGATTTTTCCATATCTCTTCGATAGTTTAGACAATTTCAGAGACCACATGCCAGTATTAGGGTTCTAGGGTTCATCCCATCAAGGCTTATTAAATTTGACTTGTAATAAGAACAGAAAATAGAATAGTCCCATCTTGCTTTGCCTTCTTCAACAAGTTTCCCTTTTAATGAGTCAATTACTCTATTTTGGAGCATATATTGACTTGGTCCATAGTAATGGCATAGCATAAAAACACCCATACAGTACAATAATATGAGAAATAATTAACTTAATATTaggtttagaaaaagaaaaacagagaAGTGGATAACCAAACTAGTTGGACAACTAgttcatattaaaaaaaagttactttGATATATACTATGATAGAACAATGTTCACACTTGGCATTATATAAAGACAATTCAGTTTTGTTTGTCTTATATTTAGCCGTATCAAACAATCAACCAAGAACATATATAGAATAGTAGAGAATTTCTTGTTTTGTGGAGCAGAAAAGATGAAGGTAAAAATGATCTAACTTCAATATATCATTTAAGagtataatttattttcttcccAAGTCCTAACTTCTTTATGTGCTTTTTCCTTAACAGCAAAAAGTAGTGGTTGAAGTGAGTATGAAATGCCAAAAATGCAGGTCCAAGGCCTTAGAGATAGCAGCTGTAAAAAATGGTAACTTTAATTTCATCACAATCATCTTGATTTTTCTTTCGGGGTAACCATATTAGGTTAGAGAGTATAATGCCGAAAGGCCAAAGTGAAGAgattccttatatgggccgcaaCATTAAAATGTTGCGACTTACATAATAAAGAGATGTCCCCAGAAAGCAAGACAATAAAACTTCAATATCagaaatatttctaaatttggTTTTGGAGAGAAAGAAACATGACTTGTTTTGTgcaatgttgttgttgttgttaggtGTTATCTCAGTGGCTTTGAAAGGAGAAAGCAAAAATCAAATTGAAGTGATTGGAGAGGGAATTGATGCAGTTGGGTTGGCTAAAACTTTGAGGAAAAAGGTTGGATATGCAAGCATATTGACAGTGGAACAACTCAAATAAAGGAATTCAAAATTATGATTTTGTTTACTTAGAAGAATTATATGTATGTCTATAAAAAAAACCCATCAAAGATTTTGAATCAATAATTCATGTGTGTGTTATTTAATCATTAATGAATGGATACACAAAAACCTGGATTGATTAATAATTTGATTCTCAAAGAACAAGATCCACATGGAAGTAGAATTGAGGCTGGTGGTGGTAAAGCATCACAACCATCTTCACTATTATCATCATTCATTGTTGTTTGTAAAGATATTATCTTGGTCCCACCTTTCCTCTTCATCAACAAAGGATACCCCATTTTCGATAACTCTGAAGAATCAACAGAGAAGTAATCACCACACCGGCATTGGTTAAAAAATTGAATCgtatttctttcttcttcatcttcatcttcaagtTCAACCATCATATCTTCTAAGATCACTTCTTCTTCTGTATCATCATCATCCTGCCTTAAAGCTCGTCGTAACTCATTATCATAAACCGAGCGTGACTTTGGATTGCTGAGTATTTCCCAAGCCTTCTGTACCTTGAGAAAATTTTCCTCTGAAGTCAAACAACCATTGCCATTGCCATTGCCTCCTAGAGGAGAAATCATCTCAGATTCGTTTTGCAACTTATCGGGATGAGACTTGAGAATAGCAGATCGGTAGCATTTGCGTATTTCGTCATAAGTTGCATCTTCTTTGACAGATAAAATGTCATAGTGAGTCTCCTGAATGCTGCTCTTGTCAAACAGCATAATCgttgcttattttttttttttttttgttctttttggtTTTTATCAGATTTTGCTGAAAATGCACATAGCAATGAACCATTTAGAAAAAAACACACAAATTCACAAAAGGTTGCAGATATTCATACTGATGaatcaataaaaaaagaaaaagaattacaGCAACAAATACAACATCAAACCCAATCCTCAGTAGAGTTTGTTTTTCTGCTACTATTCTTACTGCTGTGTTGTGCTAATTGCTACTGGTTTGGTTGATCGAAACAGAGTCTTATCACTTTGTTTGGGGTATGCAAATCAAAGGGGCCTAAGGAGCTTTTCTCATAATATattcaatataattttctactGTTTTGCTACTGTTTTCTTGAGCTTGGATTACTTGGTTCTCACCACACTATTATCCAAAACCACTAGAATTGAATTTGGAAGAGTGATAAGACATGAAACATCAGAATTAAAATCCTAAACATCTAAGTTGTGTATAGACAAGACAACAAGGTTGTTAAGATTCAGACAATGACACCCTATTAtagctttcttcttcttcttcttcttcttcttcttctatttgtGCCTAAAAGTCAAAGAGACAGTTTGTTACAGTAAAACCTTCGCCATCAAATCAAACAAGCCTAAATTCTCAGAAAAATTCCATCCCAGGTAAGCCATTAATTAGTTGAGATTTGAGAATTTAGAAAAATTAGTTGATTCTTCTTGGTTCAAGCCCACAGTAgctcaacaacaacaattatataAGTGGTTGGAGTTGGATTTGAACCAATAGAGTAAAGACTCTTAATTTCTATATTACAACCCTAATTTTCACCCAAACttttattcttaaaaaagaCTAAATCATACTTTTTAAGTTGAGGAACACAAACACAAcgagaaaaataaaatcaaattaagaAGTAGAAAATTCAAAACCCTAAGTGAAGAACAAAACCTGAATCTTTATATTGAAAGTATTAAAGAGCATAGTGATTATCCATGTCGACCATTACCCTAAGCCACCGTCACAAGCTGCT
This Cannabis sativa cultivar Pink pepper isolate KNU-18-1 chromosome 6, ASM2916894v1, whole genome shotgun sequence DNA region includes the following protein-coding sequences:
- the LOC115695619 gene encoding heavy metal-associated isoprenylated plant protein 47-like; this translates as MKQKVVVEVSMKCQKCRSKALEIAAVKNGVISVALKGESKNQIEVIGEGIDAVGLAKTLRKKVGYASILTVEQLK
- the LOC115695618 gene encoding uncharacterized protein LOC115695618, whose translation is MLFDKSSIQETHYDILSVKEDATYDEIRKCYRSAILKSHPDKLQNESEMISPLGGNGNGNGCLTSEENFLKVQKAWEILSNPKSRSVYDNELRRALRQDDDDTEEEVILEDMMVELEDEDEEERNTIQFFNQCRCGDYFSVDSSELSKMGYPLLMKRKGGTKIISLQTTMNDDNSEDGCDALPPPASILLPCGSCSLRIKLLINPGFCVSIH